In the genome of Salinispirillum sp. LH 10-3-1, one region contains:
- the lnt gene encoding apolipoprotein N-acyltransferase yields MIFAAQIYALTEKHWPARWILLLTGALVPLIFAPFFIWPLAYALPIVFWWLTAQQNPREAFLRGWFFGIGFFGTGVSWVYASMRTVETPVAISLVLTAAFCVAMGLLFALQAWLPAKVRRRYCNDAPLHWMLFPLLWLAFEGVRTTLFTGMPWLLWGTLATDNWLRGWLPVTGVFGVSFLLLFGAALLWQWRYRVKALMPTAFAAGFLVLSWGVGFALTDRHYTQPSLSQPMPVAAVQGNTDQSIKWDTQILNEILSIHLALTDRETEAALVLWAETAIPTFPDAVPGFIQVLEQRAVARDQAIISGLPLRGEGRVYYNGIKAWGNGAGEYRKQHLVPFGEYLPLQSVLQGLIAFFDLPMSGFTPGPTGQAAMTMQYAGTELKLAPLICYEAAYPNLSRQQALDSDVLIVISNDAWFGGSLAPEQHLQITRARTIENQRPMVRATQNGISVILDEHGQVLARAPQFVQATVSGEILPRNGITPFQRLGSWPVMLLTVLLSALGLFWTLRTARR; encoded by the coding sequence ATGATATTTGCTGCTCAGATATACGCCTTAACGGAAAAGCACTGGCCTGCTCGCTGGATATTGCTGTTAACAGGCGCTCTTGTACCACTGATATTCGCACCTTTCTTCATTTGGCCACTGGCTTACGCTCTCCCTATCGTCTTTTGGTGGCTGACCGCACAACAGAACCCACGGGAAGCCTTTTTGCGTGGCTGGTTTTTTGGTATCGGTTTTTTCGGCACAGGCGTGTCTTGGGTTTACGCCTCCATGCGAACGGTGGAGACGCCCGTTGCCATTTCCTTGGTATTAACCGCTGCGTTCTGCGTTGCCATGGGCTTACTGTTTGCACTGCAGGCCTGGCTGCCGGCAAAGGTGCGACGCCGCTACTGCAACGATGCCCCGCTGCACTGGATGTTGTTTCCGCTGCTTTGGTTAGCCTTTGAAGGCGTGCGCACGACCTTATTCACCGGTATGCCATGGTTGTTGTGGGGTACGCTGGCGACCGATAACTGGCTGCGCGGCTGGCTTCCGGTTACCGGTGTGTTTGGTGTTAGCTTTTTGTTGCTGTTTGGCGCTGCCTTGCTGTGGCAGTGGCGCTATCGGGTGAAGGCCCTGATGCCCACGGCGTTTGCCGCCGGTTTTCTAGTGCTGTCGTGGGGCGTCGGTTTTGCTCTGACGGATCGACATTACACCCAGCCTAGCCTGAGCCAGCCCATGCCGGTTGCTGCGGTACAGGGCAATACCGATCAGTCAATCAAATGGGACACACAAATCCTCAACGAAATTTTGAGTATTCATTTAGCACTCACCGACCGCGAAACCGAAGCCGCCTTGGTGCTCTGGGCAGAGACGGCCATTCCTACCTTCCCGGATGCGGTGCCCGGCTTTATTCAAGTGTTGGAACAACGTGCCGTGGCGCGCGATCAAGCTATTATCAGTGGGTTACCACTGCGCGGCGAAGGCCGTGTTTACTACAACGGCATCAAGGCCTGGGGTAACGGTGCGGGCGAGTATCGCAAACAACACCTCGTACCCTTTGGTGAGTACTTACCTCTGCAAAGCGTTTTGCAAGGGCTGATCGCTTTCTTTGACCTCCCTATGTCAGGCTTTACGCCCGGCCCGACTGGCCAAGCGGCGATGACCATGCAGTACGCAGGCACCGAACTGAAGCTCGCGCCGCTGATTTGTTATGAAGCGGCCTATCCGAATCTTTCGCGCCAACAAGCGCTCGACAGTGACGTGCTGATCGTAATCAGCAATGATGCCTGGTTTGGTGGTAGCCTAGCGCCCGAACAGCATTTGCAAATCACCCGTGCTCGAACCATCGAGAATCAACGCCCCATGGTTCGCGCCACCCAAAATGGTATCTCCGTTATTCTGGACGAACACGGCCAGGTGTTGGCGCGCGCACCGCAATTTGTGCAAGCAACGGTGTCAGGTGAAATCCTGCCGCGCAATGGCATAACACCGTTTCAGCGCCTAGGCAGTTGGCCCGTGATGCTCTTAACCGTGCTGCTCAGTGCCTTGGGTTTATTTTGGACGCTGCGGACAGCTCGCCGGTAA
- a CDS encoding RsmB/NOP family class I SAM-dependent RNA methyltransferase, giving the protein MSQALPEFRGYRFPHLNRLWSALCQERELPQLDRWLSRTLREEKAFGRRDRLYYADVLFAAMRYLQTIVLLEQGYKAQDVKAFPEFYRTQDASMTAASLWAEVQALPVESVLFWLAKITDTGGDWPREITDLSERNLFWSNVKQVLNKASMNDVLQGWRPSWQPLLQERAAQSGWQQEDCHRFVQGQNTRPPLWLRVQRAEDQAAIVEQIVGQGYDLEQDGDALKVVGERGIYQLPAWQEGKLEIQDWASQQISRAVDAQPGEQVWDACAGGGGKTLAIASAMNNKGAVTATDIREYKLEEVKKRAKRAGWFNVRRFAWDAEAPLRLPKEAARQNGFDRVLIDAPCSSCGTWRRNPDARWRLTEEEIVRLTQLQDKILSQAAPAVKVGGRLVYATCSWLVAENEARVEAFLAANPGFSLERQEVVGYPAQDADTMFVAVLTRQS; this is encoded by the coding sequence ATGTCACAAGCGTTACCCGAATTTCGCGGCTACCGATTCCCTCACCTCAACCGGCTGTGGTCGGCATTGTGCCAAGAGCGAGAATTGCCGCAACTGGATCGATGGTTGAGTCGCACTCTGCGCGAAGAAAAAGCCTTTGGTCGACGTGATCGTCTGTACTACGCTGACGTACTGTTTGCCGCCATGCGCTACCTGCAAACCATTGTACTGCTGGAGCAAGGCTATAAAGCTCAGGACGTAAAGGCTTTTCCCGAGTTTTACCGAACGCAAGACGCCAGCATGACGGCTGCGTCACTGTGGGCCGAAGTGCAAGCCCTGCCGGTGGAGTCGGTGCTGTTCTGGCTGGCCAAAATCACCGATACCGGAGGTGATTGGCCACGCGAAATTACCGACCTGAGCGAACGCAATCTGTTTTGGAGTAACGTCAAACAGGTGCTCAATAAAGCCTCAATGAATGATGTGTTGCAAGGCTGGCGGCCTTCTTGGCAGCCACTGCTGCAGGAGCGAGCGGCACAGTCAGGCTGGCAGCAAGAAGATTGTCATCGCTTTGTCCAAGGGCAAAATACCCGTCCGCCACTGTGGTTACGGGTGCAGCGCGCCGAAGATCAGGCCGCTATCGTCGAGCAGATTGTGGGACAGGGCTACGACCTTGAGCAAGATGGCGATGCCTTGAAGGTGGTTGGCGAACGCGGCATATATCAATTGCCCGCGTGGCAGGAAGGCAAGCTGGAAATACAAGACTGGGCCAGCCAGCAGATCAGTCGCGCCGTCGATGCCCAGCCCGGCGAACAAGTCTGGGACGCCTGTGCCGGTGGTGGCGGTAAGACCTTGGCGATTGCCAGTGCGATGAACAATAAAGGTGCCGTGACGGCAACCGATATTCGTGAATATAAGCTAGAAGAGGTTAAGAAGCGGGCCAAGCGGGCCGGTTGGTTTAATGTGCGACGCTTTGCTTGGGACGCTGAAGCACCACTGCGATTACCCAAAGAAGCGGCGCGCCAAAACGGCTTTGACCGCGTACTCATTGATGCGCCGTGCAGTTCGTGTGGTACTTGGCGCCGCAACCCGGATGCACGCTGGCGTTTAACGGAAGAAGAAATTGTTCGACTGACGCAGCTGCAAGACAAAATACTTAGTCAGGCAGCACCCGCCGTAAAAGTCGGTGGCCGCTTGGTATACGCCACGTGCAGTTGGCTGGTCGCCGAGAACGAAGCGCGGGTTGAGGCCTTTTTGGCGGCTA